The Macrobrachium nipponense isolate FS-2020 chromosome 27, ASM1510439v2, whole genome shotgun sequence genome includes a region encoding these proteins:
- the LOC135200556 gene encoding putative mediator of RNA polymerase II transcription subunit 26, with protein MKVSMLIALIGSISVISAAPQFDFNNNQPSTPYTFAYGVNSPETGDVKEHKESVSPAGITEGEYRWLQPNGLFRVTRYTADNGGYRAVVSEEAGEPVATYYTNTLLGSGPSQGSVTTSFQSNNQGFSNFQPGNLVISRTQNFQDQSFTNSPNFQNQEFRDFQFQGFRNPQNIFPRDSGNGQSFQNQGFSGSQVFQNQRNVIDGGFQNQRNVIGGGFQNQRDVIDGGFQSQRNVIDGSFQNQRNLIDGGFQNQRNVIDGGFQNQRNVIDGGIINGGIIDGGVTSTTSNTFGSGFNRFGSNQNNFINRNFNGNFDSFNNFNGFGNSGFTGGDINSGTAVVLSSNRNRFIA; from the exons CCTAGTACGCCGTACACTTTCGCCTACGGCGTCAATTCTCCTGAAACGGGAGACGTCAAGGAACACAAGGAGAGCGTCTCTCCTGCAGGAATCACCGAGGGCGAATACAGATGGCTCCAGCCTAATGGACTCTTCAG AGTGACTCGGTACACCGCTGACAACGGAGGATACCGCGCAGTAGTTAGTGAAGAGGCAGGAGAACCAGTCGCCACATACTACACCAACACCCTCCTAGGCTCAGGACCATCACAAGGGTCAGTTACCACCAGTTTCCAGTCAAATAACCAGGGCTTCAGCAACTTCCAGCCTGGAAACCTCGTCATTTCCAGGACACAGAACTTCCAGGACCAAAGCTTCACAAACTCGCCCAACTTCCAGAACCAAGAATTTAGGGACTTCCAGTTCCAGGGCTTCAGGAACCCACAGAACATCTTCCCACGTGATTCCGGTAACGGTCAATCGTTCCAGAATCAAGGGTTCTCCGGCTCGCAAGTTTTCCAGAACCAGAGGAACGTGATTGACGGAGGTTTCCAGAACCAGAGGAACGTGATTGGCGGAGGTTTCCAGAACCAAAGGGACGTAATTGACGGAGGTTTCCAGAGCCAAAGGAACGTAATTGACGGAAGTTTCCAGAACCAGAGGAACTTGATTGATGGAGGTTTCCAGAATCAGAGAAACGTGATTGACGGAGGTTTCCAGAACCAAAGAAACGTGATTGACGGAGGAATCATTAACGGTGGAATTATTGACGGGGGAGTCACTAGTACCACTTCGAATACCTTTGGATCCGGTTTCAACCGATTCGGATCAAATCAGAACAACTTCATCAACAGGAATTTCAACGGTAATTTTGACTCTTTCAACAACTTCAATGGATTTGGCAACTCAGGTTTCACCGGCGGTGACATCAACAGCGGGACGGCCGTAGTACTATCCTCGAACCGAAACAGATTCATCGCCTGA